The proteins below come from a single Streptomyces sp. B3I8 genomic window:
- a CDS encoding N-acetylglucosamine kinase, giving the protein MTTGGTDTSSAPSALSVLAVDAGNSKTDVAVVTADGRVLGTARGEGFRPPAVGVDPAVDALAVPVKEALAAAGLTAVTHVSACLANADFPVEEERLGTALHARGWGARTEVRNDTFALLRAGVTEPYGVAVVCGAGINCVGMRPDGRTARFPALGRLSGDWGGGWGLAEESLWYASRAEDGRGEDTALARTLPAHFGLSTMYDLLQALHLGEIPGRRRHELSPVLFATAGAGDRIARALVDRLAEEVVTMATVALARLDLLEAEVPVLLGGSVLAARHRRLDDAVRTLLAARAPRATARVVTSPPVLGAALLGLDHVGAPAEAKERVRAFFEGGSGGGNRHGG; this is encoded by the coding sequence ATGACGACAGGGGGCACGGACACCTCTTCCGCACCTTCCGCACTCTCCGTACTCGCCGTCGACGCCGGGAACAGCAAGACGGACGTGGCCGTGGTGACCGCCGACGGGCGGGTCCTCGGCACCGCACGGGGCGAGGGCTTCCGGCCGCCCGCGGTGGGCGTGGACCCGGCGGTGGACGCCCTCGCCGTCCCCGTGAAGGAGGCGCTGGCCGCCGCCGGGCTGACGGCGGTCACGCACGTCTCGGCGTGCCTGGCCAACGCCGACTTCCCCGTCGAGGAGGAGCGGCTCGGCACCGCCCTGCACGCGCGCGGCTGGGGCGCGCGGACCGAGGTGCGCAACGACACGTTCGCGCTCCTGCGGGCGGGGGTCACCGAGCCGTACGGGGTCGCCGTCGTCTGCGGCGCCGGCATCAACTGCGTCGGCATGCGGCCCGACGGCCGTACCGCCCGTTTCCCGGCGCTCGGACGGCTCTCGGGCGACTGGGGCGGCGGCTGGGGGCTCGCGGAGGAGTCGCTCTGGTACGCCTCGCGCGCCGAGGACGGTCGCGGCGAGGACACCGCGCTGGCCAGGACGCTCCCCGCGCACTTCGGGCTGTCCACGATGTACGACCTCCTGCAGGCCCTGCACCTCGGGGAGATCCCTGGGCGCCGCCGCCACGAACTGTCCCCGGTCCTGTTCGCCACCGCCGGGGCGGGCGACCGGATCGCCCGGGCACTGGTGGACCGGCTGGCCGAGGAGGTGGTGACGATGGCGACGGTGGCCCTGGCCCGCCTGGACCTGCTGGAGGCCGAGGTGCCGGTCCTGCTCGGCGGCAGCGTGCTGGCGGCCCGGCACCGTCGGCTCGACGACGCGGTCCGCACCCTTCTCGCCGCGCGCGCCCCCCGGGCCACCGCCCGGGTGGTGACCTCCCCGCCGGTCCTGGGCGCGGCCCTGCTGGGCCTGGACCACGTGGGGGCGCCGGCGGAGGCGAAGGAGCGGGTGCGGGCTTTCTTCGAGGGCGGGTCGGGGGGCGGGAACCGGCACGGGGGCTGA
- a CDS encoding PP2C family serine/threonine-protein phosphatase — protein sequence MSQMPQQTAPARCPSCDEPLESGDRFCGACGHDLSAVPTGPAASGDTPTLTMDGAAVAGRVPGTAPAVPPAPGAPGAGDTVHLAIGAHGTEPGADGPPPVPRPARAEPHAAGTAGVRLDRPRPADRPDHTAADGPGGPTGEPGEPGEPDEYPLAPPEPPAATAPPGGDPWARGPQPGAPAGPGVCVACRAGTVDSDGYCENCGHAQPRERDHMERDLGPVAAVSDRGLRHHRNEDAFAVLTAPLPDGAPPAVLALVCDGVSSATRPDDASLAAAETAGTSLCEALPRGTHPQAAMHDAILTAARAVTALAEEPETAQEHAPHQNAPACTFVGAVVTHALLVIGWVGDSRAYWIPADRSAPPARLTEDDSWAAQMVAAGLMNEAEAYADERAHAITGWLGADAYELEPHTAAFKPDRPGVVVVCTDGLWNYAESAEELAALLPSDAAARPLHAARVLVGHALDGGGHDNVTVAVVPFPVPPQGAGSA from the coding sequence ATGTCGCAGATGCCCCAGCAGACGGCACCGGCCAGGTGCCCCAGTTGCGACGAGCCGCTGGAATCCGGTGACCGCTTCTGCGGTGCGTGCGGACACGACCTGTCGGCGGTGCCGACGGGGCCGGCAGCGTCCGGGGACACCCCGACGCTCACCATGGACGGCGCGGCGGTCGCGGGCCGGGTCCCGGGCACCGCCCCTGCCGTTCCGCCCGCCCCTGGTGCCCCTGGTGCCGGGGACACCGTCCACCTGGCGATCGGTGCGCACGGCACGGAACCGGGCGCCGACGGACCACCACCGGTGCCACGCCCGGCGCGCGCCGAGCCGCACGCGGCGGGCACCGCCGGCGTACGGCTGGACCGGCCGCGCCCCGCCGACCGGCCGGACCACACGGCGGCCGACGGCCCGGGCGGGCCCACCGGTGAGCCCGGTGAGCCCGGTGAGCCCGACGAGTACCCGCTCGCCCCGCCGGAGCCCCCCGCGGCGACCGCGCCGCCCGGGGGCGACCCCTGGGCCCGCGGCCCGCAGCCGGGCGCCCCGGCCGGACCCGGCGTCTGCGTGGCCTGCCGCGCCGGCACCGTCGACAGCGACGGTTACTGCGAGAACTGCGGCCACGCCCAGCCCCGTGAGCGCGACCACATGGAGCGGGACCTCGGCCCGGTGGCCGCCGTCAGCGACCGCGGGCTGCGCCACCACCGCAACGAGGACGCGTTCGCGGTGCTCACCGCCCCGCTCCCCGACGGTGCCCCACCGGCGGTGCTCGCCCTGGTCTGTGACGGTGTGTCGTCCGCGACCCGTCCCGACGACGCCTCCCTCGCCGCCGCCGAGACCGCGGGCACCTCGCTGTGCGAGGCGCTGCCGCGCGGCACGCACCCGCAGGCCGCGATGCACGACGCGATCCTCACCGCCGCGCGGGCGGTCACCGCGCTGGCCGAGGAGCCGGAGACGGCGCAGGAGCACGCCCCGCACCAGAACGCGCCGGCGTGCACCTTCGTCGGCGCGGTCGTCACCCACGCGCTGCTGGTGATCGGCTGGGTCGGCGACAGCCGCGCCTACTGGATCCCGGCCGACCGCTCCGCGCCCCCCGCCCGGCTGACCGAGGACGACTCGTGGGCGGCGCAGATGGTCGCCGCGGGCCTGATGAACGAGGCGGAGGCGTACGCCGACGAGCGCGCCCACGCCATCACCGGCTGGCTCGGCGCCGACGCGTACGAACTGGAGCCGCACACCGCCGCGTTCAAGCCGGACCGGCCGGGCGTGGTCGTGGTGTGCACCGACGGACTGTGGAACTACGCCGAGTCCGCCGAGGAGTTGGCCGCGCTGTTGCCGTCCGACGCCGCCGCCCGTCCGCTGCACGCCGCGCGGGTGCTGGTGGGTCACGCCCTGGACGGAGGCGGCCACGACAACGTAACAGTGGCCGTCGTGCCGTTCCCGGTGCCGCCGCAGGGGGCAGGATCCGCCTGA
- a CDS encoding glutamate ABC transporter substrate-binding protein, with protein sequence MRVRRLRAGLKGWGGVGAMAIVLVLTAVFVLLPLARAGGTDQTAGGPGGLAEGVRASARSCQDPERQSLSPSDADGSTIDAIKRRAHPKLVVGVDQNSYRWGYRDPNRGGGSELEGFDIDLARRIAREILGDPEAVVFRAIPTNERIDAIRSGRVDMVVRTMTITCDRLRQVAFSAPYFRTGQQVLAPRTSDITGYDDTLAHRRVCSATGSTALSQLTADRRSGRIPPSTDISVTVPNQLDCLVRLQLGQVDAVVTDGALAASQAAQDPTVELKGEPFTTEYYGVAMKKDADDLVRRVNRVLEDYRGDGWRASYEKWLAATLGEDPTPSAPPSPTYR encoded by the coding sequence ATGCGTGTACGACGCCTGCGGGCGGGTCTGAAGGGCTGGGGCGGCGTCGGGGCGATGGCCATCGTCCTCGTGCTGACCGCCGTCTTCGTCCTGCTGCCGCTCGCCCGCGCGGGCGGGACCGACCAGACCGCCGGGGGTCCGGGGGGCCTCGCCGAGGGCGTCCGGGCGAGCGCCCGTTCGTGCCAGGACCCGGAGCGGCAGAGCCTGTCGCCGTCGGACGCCGACGGGTCCACCATCGACGCCATCAAGAGGCGTGCCCACCCCAAACTGGTCGTCGGCGTCGACCAGAACAGCTACCGCTGGGGCTACCGCGACCCGAACCGCGGCGGCGGCAGCGAACTGGAGGGCTTCGACATCGACCTGGCCCGGCGCATCGCGCGGGAGATCCTCGGCGACCCGGAGGCCGTGGTGTTCCGCGCGATCCCCACCAACGAGCGGATCGACGCGATCCGTTCGGGCCGCGTCGACATGGTGGTGCGCACCATGACGATCACCTGCGACCGGCTGAGGCAGGTCGCGTTCTCCGCGCCCTACTTCCGGACCGGGCAGCAGGTGCTGGCCCCGAGGACGTCGGACATCACGGGGTACGACGACACGCTCGCGCACAGGAGGGTGTGCTCGGCGACCGGGTCCACCGCGCTGTCCCAGCTGACGGCGGACCGCCGCAGCGGGCGGATACCGCCCTCCACCGACATCTCCGTCACCGTGCCGAACCAGCTCGACTGCCTGGTGCGGTTGCAGCTGGGGCAGGTCGACGCGGTCGTCACCGACGGCGCGCTCGCGGCGAGCCAGGCCGCGCAGGATCCGACGGTGGAACTCAAGGGCGAACCGTTCACGACCGAGTACTACGGGGTGGCCATGAAGAAGGACGCCGACGACCTGGTCCGCCGGGTCAACCGGGTCCTCGAGGACTACCGCGGGGACGGCTGGCGGGCCTCGTACGAGAAGTGGCTCGCCGCCACGCTGGGCGAGGACCCGACGCCGTCCGCTCCGCCGTCGCCCACGTACCGCTGA
- a CDS encoding VWA domain-containing protein: MANFSKPTVPRFAVDVYQNEYLPEGGREVNAVVTVSATGGGTIGGAAGAAHLYSPDRGPAAAVALMVDCSGSMDYPPTKMRHARDATAAAIDTLRDGVHFAVVGGTHVAKEVYPGAGRLAVASDATRDAAKQALRRLSAGGGTAIGTWLRLADRLLSSADVTIRHGILLTDGRNEHESPEDLRAALDSCAGRFTCDARGVGTDWEVKEVTQIASALLGTADIVADPAGLAADFTAMMETAMGKEVADVALRLWTPVGAAVRFVKQVAPSVEDLTGRRAEAGPRTADYPTGSWGDESRDYHVCVAVPPAGIGQEMLAARVSLVVLRTGGTSRSSEAESGGGTAQNLGAQGLVRAVWTDDMAASTRISPQVAHYTGQAELAHVIQEGLDLRKAGDLDGATAKLGRAVQLAGVSGNADTAKLLAKVVDVVDAAAGTVRLKAKVEEADEMTLETRSTKTVRVKK, encoded by the coding sequence ATGGCCAATTTCTCCAAACCGACGGTGCCCCGGTTCGCGGTGGACGTCTACCAGAACGAGTACCTCCCCGAGGGTGGCCGCGAGGTCAATGCCGTCGTGACGGTCAGCGCGACCGGCGGCGGCACGATCGGCGGCGCGGCCGGCGCCGCGCACCTGTACTCCCCGGACCGGGGACCCGCTGCCGCGGTGGCGCTCATGGTCGACTGCTCGGGCTCGATGGACTACCCGCCGACGAAGATGCGCCACGCGCGCGACGCGACGGCCGCGGCGATCGACACCCTGCGCGACGGCGTCCACTTCGCGGTGGTCGGCGGCACGCACGTCGCCAAGGAGGTCTATCCGGGCGCCGGGCGGCTCGCCGTCGCGAGCGACGCCACCCGGGACGCGGCCAAGCAGGCGCTGCGGCGGCTGAGCGCGGGCGGCGGCACGGCGATCGGCACCTGGCTGCGGCTGGCCGACCGGCTGCTGTCCTCGGCCGACGTCACCATCCGGCACGGCATCCTGCTCACCGACGGCCGCAACGAGCACGAGTCGCCCGAGGACCTGCGGGCCGCCCTGGACAGCTGCGCCGGACGGTTCACCTGCGACGCGCGGGGCGTGGGGACCGACTGGGAGGTCAAGGAGGTCACCCAGATCGCCTCCGCGCTGCTCGGGACGGCGGACATCGTCGCCGATCCGGCCGGCCTGGCCGCCGACTTCACGGCGATGATGGAGACGGCGATGGGCAAGGAGGTCGCCGACGTGGCGCTGCGGCTGTGGACGCCGGTGGGCGCCGCCGTGCGGTTCGTCAAGCAGGTCGCGCCGAGTGTGGAAGATCTCACCGGCCGCCGCGCCGAGGCGGGTCCGCGGACCGCGGACTACCCCACCGGCTCCTGGGGCGACGAATCCCGCGACTACCACGTGTGCGTGGCGGTCCCGCCGGCCGGCATCGGCCAGGAGATGCTCGCCGCCCGCGTCTCGCTCGTGGTGCTGCGGACTGGGGGCACCTCCCGCTCCAGCGAAGCCGAGAGTGGGGGAGGAACGGCACAGAACCTGGGCGCCCAGGGCCTCGTTCGGGCGGTGTGGACGGACGACATGGCGGCGTCCACCCGGATCAGCCCCCAAGTCGCCCACTACACCGGGCAGGCCGAACTGGCCCATGTCATCCAGGAAGGTCTCGACCTTCGCAAAGCAGGCGATCTGGACGGCGCGACCGCCAAATTGGGACGGGCGGTGCAGCTCGCCGGGGTCTCGGGGAACGCGGATACTGCGAAACTGCTTGCGAAGGTGGTGGACGTGGTCGACGCGGCGGCAGGTACTGTGCGACTCAAGGCGAAGGTCGAAGAGGCGGACGAAATGACCCTCGAGACCAGGTCCACCAAGACAGTCCGTGTAAAGAAGTGA
- a CDS encoding serine/threonine-protein kinase: protein MTEPPSPCRRPDCDGTYEDMGGALPYCTTCGLAPPTPTEAGNALSEAPSKARSKVPAPVGAARPESAGSSGQAAAPPVTEPDTHVAARPAAAGTGAAGTGAAGTGAAGPTTPPEPAGAAGGAGTSGATAGGACRRQGCGGAYEDVGEGELYCDTCGLAPAVPADGGRGSAGAGSLTSGRTSARTSAGASGQASGRGSAPSASSRRSVSSRRSVSGRLSPSASGRGSVSVSVRSAGSAAGSSGRSRLGIGLVEVPGVPRPDPRAMVLDDPEVPERKRFCSRSDCGAPVGRSRGEHRGRTEGFCTKCGHPYSFVPKLRSGDVVHGQYEVVGCLAHGGLGWIYLAVDRAVSDRWVVLKGLLDTGDQDAMAAAISERRFLAEIEHANIVRIYNFVEHLDPRTGSLDGYIVMEYVGGKSLKEIANDRRTAAGGRDPLPVEQACAYGIEALEALGHLHSRNLLYCDFKVDNAIQAEDQLKLIDMGAVRRMDDDESAIYGTVGYQAPEVAEAGPSVASDLYTVARTLAVLTFDFQGYTTVYADCLPDPDTVDVFGRYESFYRLLVRATDPDPARRFASAQEMTEQLTGVLREVVALRTGRPRPALSTLFGPEVKVTDTELFASPTREQEVSRLGARAVTVPGPATAERRRLRGRAFRRAALAPAAPGAVPDPSAVSGSVRSVASMRSVTKPLDTRAAALALPVPRVDPADPDAGFLAGLLTSGPAELIAALDNAPSPSLETRLRQVRAHLEGGDSGTAVEVLRRLTDEQPDDWRVVWYYGLAALVTGDHEGAALAFDAVYDAFPGEPAPKLALGLCAEVLGQSDNAAEYYRIVWTTDPSHVSSAFGLARVQLATGDGGGAVRTLESVPESSIHYTAARVAAVRARLRHRTNETPDTPFLDELTAAARQVEALDGYGLDAVRRERLTTEVLGAALDWVLSGSRTPAPVPAGPALLGSRLDERGLRFGLERSYRTLARLARGGEERIDLVERANRYRPRTWV from the coding sequence ATGACCGAGCCGCCGTCCCCCTGCCGTCGCCCCGACTGCGACGGCACGTACGAGGACATGGGCGGGGCCCTGCCGTACTGCACCACCTGCGGCCTGGCCCCACCGACGCCGACCGAGGCGGGGAACGCCCTTTCGGAGGCGCCCTCGAAGGCCCGTTCAAAGGTGCCGGCGCCGGTGGGTGCGGCGCGCCCGGAGAGCGCGGGCTCCTCCGGGCAGGCAGCGGCACCGCCGGTGACCGAACCGGACACCCACGTGGCCGCGCGACCGGCGGCGGCCGGGACGGGGGCGGCGGGGACGGGGGCGGCGGGGACGGGGGCGGCGGGGCCGACGACCCCGCCGGAACCGGCGGGCGCGGCCGGGGGCGCCGGAACGTCCGGGGCCACCGCCGGCGGGGCGTGCCGGCGTCAGGGGTGCGGCGGGGCCTACGAGGACGTGGGCGAGGGCGAACTGTACTGCGACACCTGCGGCCTGGCCCCCGCCGTACCGGCGGACGGCGGCCGGGGGTCCGCCGGTGCCGGGTCCCTGACCAGTGGCCGCACCTCCGCGCGTACCTCGGCGGGGGCGTCCGGTCAGGCGTCCGGCCGGGGCTCCGCACCGTCCGCGTCGTCGCGGAGGTCGGTGTCGTCACGGAGGTCCGTGTCCGGACGGTTGTCGCCCTCGGCCTCCGGCCGCGGCTCCGTCTCGGTCTCCGTGCGCAGCGCCGGTTCGGCCGCCGGCTCCTCAGGCCGCAGCCGACTCGGCATCGGCCTGGTGGAGGTGCCCGGCGTCCCGCGCCCCGACCCACGCGCGATGGTGCTGGACGATCCCGAGGTGCCCGAGCGCAAGCGGTTCTGCTCGCGCTCGGACTGCGGTGCCCCCGTGGGCCGCTCCCGTGGTGAACACCGGGGCCGCACCGAGGGGTTCTGCACCAAGTGCGGCCACCCCTACTCCTTCGTTCCCAAGCTCCGCTCCGGCGACGTCGTGCACGGCCAGTACGAGGTCGTCGGCTGCCTCGCGCACGGCGGCCTCGGCTGGATCTACCTCGCCGTGGACCGCGCCGTCTCCGACCGCTGGGTCGTGCTCAAGGGCCTGCTGGACACCGGCGACCAGGACGCGATGGCCGCCGCGATCTCCGAGCGCCGCTTCCTCGCCGAGATCGAGCACGCCAACATCGTGCGGATCTACAACTTCGTCGAGCACCTCGACCCGCGCACCGGTTCGCTGGACGGCTACATCGTCATGGAGTACGTCGGCGGCAAGTCGCTCAAGGAGATCGCCAACGACCGCCGCACCGCCGCGGGCGGGCGGGACCCGCTCCCCGTGGAACAGGCCTGCGCGTACGGCATCGAGGCGCTGGAGGCGCTCGGCCATCTGCACAGTCGCAACCTGCTGTACTGCGACTTCAAGGTCGACAACGCGATACAGGCCGAGGACCAGCTCAAGCTGATCGACATGGGCGCGGTGCGCCGGATGGACGACGACGAGTCGGCCATCTACGGCACGGTCGGCTACCAGGCCCCGGAGGTCGCCGAGGCCGGCCCGTCCGTCGCCTCCGACCTGTACACGGTGGCCCGCACCCTCGCCGTCCTCACGTTCGACTTCCAGGGGTACACCACCGTCTACGCCGACTGTCTGCCGGACCCGGACACCGTCGACGTCTTCGGCCGGTACGAGTCCTTCTACCGGCTGCTGGTCCGGGCCACCGACCCGGACCCGGCACGCCGGTTCGCCTCCGCGCAGGAGATGACGGAGCAGCTCACGGGCGTGCTGCGGGAGGTGGTGGCCCTGCGGACGGGCCGTCCGCGCCCGGCGCTGTCGACGCTGTTCGGCCCCGAGGTCAAGGTCACGGACACGGAGCTGTTCGCCAGTCCGACGCGGGAGCAGGAGGTGTCGCGGCTCGGGGCACGGGCCGTGACGGTACCGGGCCCGGCCACGGCGGAACGGCGTCGGTTGAGGGGCCGCGCCTTCCGGCGGGCCGCCCTGGCCCCTGCCGCTCCGGGCGCCGTCCCGGACCCCTCCGCCGTTTCCGGGTCCGTGAGGTCCGTGGCGTCCATGAGGTCCGTGACGAAGCCGCTGGACACCCGCGCCGCCGCGCTCGCGCTGCCCGTGCCGAGGGTCGACCCCGCCGATCCCGACGCCGGGTTCCTCGCCGGGCTGCTGACCTCCGGCCCCGCGGAACTGATCGCCGCGCTGGACAACGCCCCCTCGCCCTCCCTGGAGACCCGGCTGCGTCAGGTCCGCGCCCATCTGGAGGGCGGTGACTCGGGCACCGCCGTGGAGGTCCTGCGGCGGCTGACGGACGAACAGCCGGACGACTGGCGGGTGGTCTGGTACTACGGCCTGGCCGCGCTCGTCACCGGCGACCACGAGGGCGCCGCGCTGGCCTTCGACGCGGTCTACGACGCGTTCCCGGGCGAGCCCGCCCCGAAGCTGGCCCTCGGCCTGTGCGCGGAGGTCCTCGGGCAGTCGGACAACGCCGCCGAGTACTACCGCATCGTCTGGACGACCGACCCGAGTCACGTCAGCTCCGCCTTCGGCCTGGCCCGCGTCCAACTGGCCACCGGCGACGGCGGCGGAGCGGTCCGTACCCTGGAATCCGTGCCGGAGTCGTCGATCCACTACACGGCGGCCCGGGTGGCCGCCGTACGGGCGCGGCTGCGGCACCGTACGAACGAAACGCCGGACACCCCGTTCCTGGACGAACTCACCGCCGCCGCACGGCAGGTGGAGGCCCTCGACGGATACGGTCTGGACGCCGTCCGGCGCGAGCGACTGACCACGGAGGTCCTCGGGGCCGCCCTGGACTGGGTACTCTCCGGTAGCCGGACACCCGCTCCGGTGCCGGCCGGCCCCGCGCTGCTCGGCAGCCGACTGGACGAGCGGGGACTCCGGTTCGGCCTGGAACGCTCGTACCGCACGCTGGCCCGGCTGGCGCGCGGTGGCGAGGAGAGGATCGACCTGGTGGAACGTGCCAATCGTTACCGCCCCCGGACATGGGTGTGA
- a CDS encoding mechanosensitive ion channel family protein: MSPSALTASVLRASAFHASGAAPSPSPSPSSTGNAATTTFEDAQEGATNAAGWVEQNWSTWLAIGLRVLLILAVAVVLRAMVRRAVTQLIERMNRTGQTVDGSGLGGLLVNAERRRQRSAAIASVLRSVASFLILGTAALMILGAFQINLAPLLASAGVAGVAIGFGARNLVTDFLSGVFMILEDQYGVGDTIDAGVASGEVIEVGLRVTKLRGDNGEIWYVRNGEIKRIGNLSQGWATAGVDVTVRADEDLDRLKATLDAVAEKMSKEEPWNELLWGPIQVLGLDSVLIDSMVVRVTAKTMPGKSVTVERELRWRIKRAFDAADIRIVGGATATPEEEPADPTAAMAAPATLADPASPQAQAAEPIPQARTAPPK; the protein is encoded by the coding sequence GTGTCCCCGTCCGCCCTTACGGCGTCCGTCCTCCGGGCGTCCGCCTTCCACGCGTCCGGCGCCGCGCCGTCGCCGTCCCCCTCCCCGTCCTCGACGGGGAACGCGGCCACGACCACGTTCGAGGACGCCCAGGAGGGCGCGACCAACGCGGCCGGCTGGGTCGAGCAGAACTGGTCGACCTGGCTCGCGATCGGGCTGCGGGTCCTGCTGATCCTGGCGGTAGCGGTCGTCCTGCGGGCGATGGTGCGGCGGGCCGTCACCCAGCTGATCGAGCGGATGAACCGCACCGGCCAGACCGTGGACGGCAGCGGCCTCGGCGGTCTGCTGGTCAACGCCGAGCGGCGCCGGCAGCGCTCGGCCGCCATCGCCTCGGTGCTGCGCTCGGTGGCGTCCTTCCTGATCCTCGGCACGGCCGCGCTGATGATCCTCGGCGCGTTCCAGATCAACCTCGCCCCGCTGCTGGCGTCCGCCGGTGTCGCCGGTGTCGCGATCGGTTTCGGTGCCCGCAACCTGGTCACCGACTTCCTCTCCGGTGTCTTCATGATCCTGGAGGACCAGTACGGCGTCGGCGACACCATCGACGCGGGCGTCGCCTCCGGCGAGGTCATCGAGGTCGGGCTGCGCGTGACGAAGCTGCGCGGCGACAACGGCGAGATCTGGTACGTCCGCAACGGCGAGATCAAGCGCATCGGCAACCTCTCCCAGGGCTGGGCCACCGCCGGCGTCGACGTCACCGTCCGGGCGGACGAGGACCTGGACCGGCTCAAGGCCACCCTGGACGCGGTCGCCGAGAAGATGAGCAAGGAGGAGCCCTGGAACGAGCTCCTGTGGGGGCCCATCCAGGTGCTCGGCCTGGACAGCGTGCTGATCGACTCCATGGTGGTACGCGTCACGGCCAAGACGATGCCGGGGAAGTCGGTGACGGTCGAGCGGGAGCTGCGCTGGCGGATCAAGCGGGCGTTCGACGCGGCGGACATCCGCATCGTCGGCGGGGCGACGGCCACGCCGGAGGAGGAGCCGGCCGACCCGACGGCGGCGATGGCCGCGCCGGCCACGCTCGCGGACCCGGCGTCCCCGCAGGCACAGGCCGCGGAGCCGATCCCGCAGGCCCGGACGGCCCCGCCGAAGTAG
- a CDS encoding 6-phospho-beta-glucosidase has protein sequence MKLTVVGGGSTYTPELIDGFARLRDTLPVEELVLVDPAADRLELVGGLARRIFAKQGHGGRIVTTSDLDAAVDGADAVLLQLRVGGQAARQRDETWPLECGCVGQETTGAGGLAKALRTVPVVLDIAERVRRRNPRAWIIDFTNPVGIVTRALLKEGHRAVGLCNVAIGLQRKFAALLGVEPAGVHLDHVGLNHLTWETGVRLGGPEGEDVLAELLTEHGDTVAADLRLPRPLLDRLGTVPSYYLRYYYAHDEVVRELGTKPSRAAEVADMERELLRMYGDPALDEKPELLARRGGAYYSEAAVDLAAALLAGAGSPYQVVNTFNRGTLPFLPDDAVIETQAAVGARGARPLPVAPVDPLYAGLMANVTAYEDLALEAALHGGRDRVFRALLAHPLIGQYAYADALTDRLLAHNREHLPWA, from the coding sequence ATGAAACTGACCGTGGTCGGCGGCGGATCGACCTACACCCCCGAACTGATCGACGGATTCGCCCGGCTGCGGGACACGCTGCCCGTGGAGGAGCTGGTGCTGGTCGACCCCGCCGCCGACCGGCTGGAGCTGGTGGGAGGCCTGGCCCGCCGGATCTTCGCGAAGCAGGGGCACGGCGGCCGGATCGTCACCACCTCCGACCTGGATGCGGCCGTCGACGGCGCCGACGCGGTCCTCCTCCAGCTGCGCGTCGGCGGGCAGGCGGCCCGGCAGAGGGACGAGACCTGGCCGCTGGAGTGCGGCTGCGTCGGCCAGGAGACCACCGGCGCGGGCGGCCTGGCCAAGGCGCTGCGCACGGTCCCGGTGGTCCTGGACATCGCCGAGCGGGTCCGCCGCCGCAACCCGCGGGCCTGGATCATCGACTTCACCAACCCCGTCGGCATCGTCACCCGCGCCCTGCTCAAGGAGGGGCACCGGGCGGTCGGTCTGTGCAACGTGGCGATCGGGCTGCAGCGCAAGTTCGCCGCGCTGCTCGGCGTGGAACCGGCCGGCGTCCACCTGGACCACGTCGGCCTCAACCACCTCACCTGGGAGACGGGCGTACGCCTGGGCGGCCCCGAGGGCGAGGACGTCCTCGCCGAGCTGCTGACCGAGCACGGCGACACCGTCGCCGCCGACCTGCGGCTGCCCCGCCCCCTCCTGGACCGCCTCGGCACCGTCCCCTCCTATTACCTGCGCTACTACTACGCCCACGACGAGGTGGTGCGGGAGCTCGGCACCAAGCCCTCGCGGGCCGCGGAGGTGGCGGACATGGAGCGCGAACTGCTGCGCATGTACGGCGACCCGGCGCTGGACGAGAAGCCGGAACTACTGGCCCGGCGCGGCGGCGCGTACTACTCGGAGGCCGCGGTGGACCTCGCCGCCGCGCTGCTGGCCGGCGCGGGATCGCCGTACCAGGTGGTGAACACGTTCAACCGGGGCACGCTGCCCTTCCTCCCCGACGACGCGGTGATCGAGACGCAGGCCGCGGTCGGCGCGCGGGGCGCGCGGCCGCTGCCGGTCGCCCCCGTGGACCCGCTGTACGCGGGGCTGATGGCGAACGTGACCGCGTACGAGGATCTGGCTCTGGAGGCCGCCCTGCACGGCGGCCGGGACCGGGTCTTCCGCGCGCTGCTCGCCCACCCCCTGATCGGCCAGTACGCGTACGCCGACGCCCTCACCGACCGCCTGCTCGCGCACAACCGGGAGCACCTGCCGTGGGCATGA